One window of the Vigna radiata var. radiata cultivar VC1973A chromosome 1, Vradiata_ver6, whole genome shotgun sequence genome contains the following:
- the LOC106765995 gene encoding LRR receptor-like serine/threonine-protein kinase GSO1 isoform X2 translates to METQNKFVHIDISNATISDIIPEWFWPKLVLQKVLTVDISSNNLQGTIPNVSSTYVSTFMNLGSNQFEGSIPLFLRNYAILDLSKNKFSNTLSFLCEDDAISIQIHLDISYNQLSGDIPDCWKQMNSLVYLDLSHNNFSGKIPTSMGWLLDLQALLLRNNNLVEGIPFSINNCTELIMLDLSENKLSGPIPDWIGTIEELHILSFGKNQFFGSLPTTVCCLRNIQLLDLSLNNLSGKIPKCINNLTSMTETTYFASHAYELKNGDHILKTYDLNAWLTWKGSKRMFMNNGLERLKNIDLSSNHFSEDIPVEIEKLCELISLNLSRNNLIGKIPSNIGNLTKLETLDLSRNQFVGSIPSSLAQIYGLSVLDLSHNHLSGKILTSTQLQSFSTSSYEDNLDLCGPPLEKCSEGESPQEPNIEVDEDKYSFLNKDFFISMAFGFVVSFWIVFGSILFKRSWRHAYFKFLNNLEDILHVKIALFARLLKLRD, encoded by the exons ATGGAG acacaaaataaatttgtcCATATTGACATTTCAAATGCTACAATATCAGATATTATTCCTGAATGGTTTTGGCCCAAATTAGTTCTACAAAAAGTGCTCACAGTGGATATTTCATCCAACAATCTACAAGGTACAATTCCAAATGTTTCATCAACATATGTTTCTACTTTCATGAACCTTGgatcaaatcaatttgaaggTTCTATTCCTCTATTTCTAAGGAATTATGCAATTCTTGATTTAtcgaaaaataaattttcaaatactcTTTCATTTTTGTGTGAAGATGAtgcaatttcaattcaaattcatttagACATTTCATATAATCAGTTATCCGGAGATATCCCAGATTGTTGGAAACAAATGAACTCACtagtttatttagatttaagcCACAATAACTTTTCTGGAAAAATTCCAACTTCAATGGGATGGCTTCTTGATCTTCAAGCATTATTGTTGAGAAACAACAATTTAGTAGAAGGAATCCCTTTCTCTATAAACAATTGCACAGAACTAATAATGCTTGATTTGTCAGAAAACAAATTGTCAGGACCTATCCCTGATTGGATTGGGACAATAGAAGAGTTGCACATATTAAGTTTTGGAAAAAATCAATTCTTTGGGAGTTTACCAACCACGGTTTGTTGTTTAAGAAACATCCAACTCTTGGATCTCTCACTAAACAATTTATCTGGAAAAATTCCAAAATGCATAAACAACCTTACTTCAATGACCGAAACAACATATTTTGCAAGTCATGCATATGAGTTGAAAAATGGTGATCATATTCTTAAGACATATGATTTGAATGCATGGTTGACATGGAAAGGCTCAAAACGAATGTTTATGAATAATGGTTTGGAACGTTTAAAAAACATTGATCTCTCAAGCAATCATTTCTCAGAAGATATTCCTGTAGAAATAGAGAaattatgtgaattgatttcattgAACTTATCAAGAAACAATTTGATTGGGAAAATTCCTTCAAACATTGGAAACTTAACAAAGCTTGAGACTCTTGATTTGTCAAGAAACCAGTTTGTTGGTTCAATTCCTTCAAGTCTTGCTCAAATTTATGGTCTTAGCGTGTTGGATTTGTCCCATAATCATCTATCGGGAAAAATTCTAACAAGCACACAATTACAGAGTTTTAGTACATCCAGCTATGAAGATAATCTTGATCTTTGTGGACCACCACTTGAGAAGTGTAGTGAGGGTGAGTCCCCACAAGAACCAAATATTGAAGTTGATGaagataaatattcatttttgaataaagatttttttataagtatggCATTTGGATTTGTTGTAAGTTTCTGGATAGTATTTGGCTCAATCTTATTCAAGCGTTCTTGGCGACATGCCTATTTCAAGTTCTTAAACAACTTAGAAGACATTCTTCATGTCAAAATAGCGCTCTTCGCTAGACTACTTAAGCTCAGAGATTAA
- the LOC106765995 gene encoding probable LRR receptor-like serine/threonine-protein kinase IRK isoform X1, producing the protein MSKLEHLDLSDNSLALTFTQNWVLPFQLLSIYLRSCQLGPTFPMWLQTQNKFVHIDISNATISDIIPEWFWPKLVLQKVLTVDISSNNLQGTIPNVSSTYVSTFMNLGSNQFEGSIPLFLRNYAILDLSKNKFSNTLSFLCEDDAISIQIHLDISYNQLSGDIPDCWKQMNSLVYLDLSHNNFSGKIPTSMGWLLDLQALLLRNNNLVEGIPFSINNCTELIMLDLSENKLSGPIPDWIGTIEELHILSFGKNQFFGSLPTTVCCLRNIQLLDLSLNNLSGKIPKCINNLTSMTETTYFASHAYELKNGDHILKTYDLNAWLTWKGSKRMFMNNGLERLKNIDLSSNHFSEDIPVEIEKLCELISLNLSRNNLIGKIPSNIGNLTKLETLDLSRNQFVGSIPSSLAQIYGLSVLDLSHNHLSGKILTSTQLQSFSTSSYEDNLDLCGPPLEKCSEGESPQEPNIEVDEDKYSFLNKDFFISMAFGFVVSFWIVFGSILFKRSWRHAYFKFLNNLEDILHVKIALFARLLKLRD; encoded by the coding sequence ATGTCTAAGTTAGAGCACTTGGATTTATCTGACAACTCATTGGCCTTGACATTTACTCAAAACTGGGTTCTACCTTTTCAATTGCTATCTATATACTTGAGATCTTGCCAATTAGGTCCAACATTTCCCATGTGGTTGCAgacacaaaataaatttgtcCATATTGACATTTCAAATGCTACAATATCAGATATTATTCCTGAATGGTTTTGGCCCAAATTAGTTCTACAAAAAGTGCTCACAGTGGATATTTCATCCAACAATCTACAAGGTACAATTCCAAATGTTTCATCAACATATGTTTCTACTTTCATGAACCTTGgatcaaatcaatttgaaggTTCTATTCCTCTATTTCTAAGGAATTATGCAATTCTTGATTTAtcgaaaaataaattttcaaatactcTTTCATTTTTGTGTGAAGATGAtgcaatttcaattcaaattcatttagACATTTCATATAATCAGTTATCCGGAGATATCCCAGATTGTTGGAAACAAATGAACTCACtagtttatttagatttaagcCACAATAACTTTTCTGGAAAAATTCCAACTTCAATGGGATGGCTTCTTGATCTTCAAGCATTATTGTTGAGAAACAACAATTTAGTAGAAGGAATCCCTTTCTCTATAAACAATTGCACAGAACTAATAATGCTTGATTTGTCAGAAAACAAATTGTCAGGACCTATCCCTGATTGGATTGGGACAATAGAAGAGTTGCACATATTAAGTTTTGGAAAAAATCAATTCTTTGGGAGTTTACCAACCACGGTTTGTTGTTTAAGAAACATCCAACTCTTGGATCTCTCACTAAACAATTTATCTGGAAAAATTCCAAAATGCATAAACAACCTTACTTCAATGACCGAAACAACATATTTTGCAAGTCATGCATATGAGTTGAAAAATGGTGATCATATTCTTAAGACATATGATTTGAATGCATGGTTGACATGGAAAGGCTCAAAACGAATGTTTATGAATAATGGTTTGGAACGTTTAAAAAACATTGATCTCTCAAGCAATCATTTCTCAGAAGATATTCCTGTAGAAATAGAGAaattatgtgaattgatttcattgAACTTATCAAGAAACAATTTGATTGGGAAAATTCCTTCAAACATTGGAAACTTAACAAAGCTTGAGACTCTTGATTTGTCAAGAAACCAGTTTGTTGGTTCAATTCCTTCAAGTCTTGCTCAAATTTATGGTCTTAGCGTGTTGGATTTGTCCCATAATCATCTATCGGGAAAAATTCTAACAAGCACACAATTACAGAGTTTTAGTACATCCAGCTATGAAGATAATCTTGATCTTTGTGGACCACCACTTGAGAAGTGTAGTGAGGGTGAGTCCCCACAAGAACCAAATATTGAAGTTGATGaagataaatattcatttttgaataaagatttttttataagtatggCATTTGGATTTGTTGTAAGTTTCTGGATAGTATTTGGCTCAATCTTATTCAAGCGTTCTTGGCGACATGCCTATTTCAAGTTCTTAAACAACTTAGAAGACATTCTTCATGTCAAAATAGCGCTCTTCGCTAGACTACTTAAGCTCAGAGATTAA